A window from Nitrosopumilus adriaticus encodes these proteins:
- a CDS encoding 2-hydroxyacid dehydrogenase, with protein sequence MKNKVFLTRTLHGFALKELKKRYQVEVHSGKIPIPQTKLRSKIKEADGLICFPYDKISKETIDLAKNLKVISTYSVGFDHIDVSYAKKKKIRVGYTPEVLTDATADLAFTLLLDVLRRVSEGDRIIRGGKWKVIYGAHDYVGVDLQGKTLGILGLGRIGKTLAKRAKAFDMKIIYHNRNRISKSKEKTLGTKYVSFEKLITQSDVISIHVPHTKETNHLFNMKVFRKMKKSAFLINTARGKIVNEKELAVALKKNIIAGAGLDVFEEEPMNPKNPLMKLQNVALAPHIGSSTKETRAKMAQITVKNLNLGMNGKKPIYSVGY encoded by the coding sequence ATGAAAAATAAGGTCTTCCTTACGAGAACTTTGCATGGTTTTGCTTTAAAGGAATTAAAGAAAAGATATCAGGTAGAAGTTCATTCTGGAAAAATTCCGATTCCTCAAACAAAGCTTCGATCAAAAATAAAAGAAGCAGATGGACTGATTTGCTTTCCATATGATAAAATCAGTAAAGAGACTATTGATTTAGCAAAGAATCTAAAAGTGATCAGTACCTATAGCGTAGGCTTTGATCATATTGATGTCAGTTATGCCAAGAAAAAGAAAATTCGTGTCGGATACACACCAGAAGTACTAACTGATGCAACAGCAGATTTGGCATTTACTTTATTGCTAGATGTATTAAGACGAGTTTCTGAAGGCGATAGAATAATCCGTGGAGGTAAATGGAAAGTAATCTACGGGGCACATGATTATGTTGGAGTAGATTTACAAGGAAAGACTCTCGGTATTTTAGGCTTGGGGAGAATCGGGAAAACTCTCGCAAAACGAGCAAAAGCATTTGACATGAAAATTATTTATCACAACAGAAATCGCATCTCAAAATCCAAAGAAAAAACATTGGGGACAAAATATGTCTCTTTTGAAAAATTAATCACACAGAGCGATGTAATATCAATTCATGTTCCACACACAAAGGAGACAAATCACTTGTTTAACATGAAAGTTTTTAGAAAAATGAAAAAATCTGCATTTTTAATCAACACTGCAAGAGGAAAAATTGTAAATGAAAAAGAACTTGCAGTAGCGCTCAAGAAAAATATCATTGCAGGTGCAGGACTAGATGTTTTTGAAGAAGAGCCAATGAATCCAAAAAATCCATTAATGAAATTACAAAATGTTGCCCTTGCACCACACATTGGCAGTTCAACTAAAGAAACTAGGGCCAAAATGGCTCAAATTACTGTCAAAAATCTGAATCTAGGAATGAATGGAAAAAAGCCGATCTATTCAGTAGGATACTGA
- a CDS encoding ChuX/HutX family heme-like substrate-binding protein, protein MLFDLLSDIVANDDVLLIVKNNGATSETRSNSLGIRQKDKWITIGDNDGPAHMHVNSKIIKSAEFIQQVNPERTSFSVQFFDEHGERVLAAFFTKMYDESKELIPARKNAYDALNQKFSSKIKF, encoded by the coding sequence ATGCTTTTTGATTTATTGTCTGATATAGTTGCAAATGATGATGTTTTACTGATTGTAAAAAATAATGGTGCCACAAGTGAAACTCGAAGTAATTCACTTGGTATTAGACAAAAAGACAAATGGATTACTATTGGAGACAATGATGGCCCTGCTCACATGCATGTAAATTCTAAAATAATAAAATCTGCAGAATTTATTCAGCAAGTAAATCCTGAACGAACTAGTTTTAGTGTGCAGTTCTTTGATGAACATGGAGAACGTGTTTTAGCTGCATTTTTTACAAAAATGTATGATGAGTCTAAAGAACTAATTCCTGCAAGAAAAAACGCATATGATGCACTAAACCAAAAATTCTCGTCCAAAATTAAATTTTAA